A stretch of the Blastocatellia bacterium genome encodes the following:
- a CDS encoding SPFH domain-containing protein: protein MAIEVIQYFDNSGQSIIHRFPEQGATDIKWGAQLIVQENQSAVFFRDGKALDIFGPGRHTLTTNNLPILTRFLSIPFGGTSPFQCSVLYVSRQVFQNLKWGTKMPILVKDPELGRVQLRAFGKFSMKVADPQLFVGTVVGTRGWVTTVQVEDFLRDLIVQRLTDLLGENFRSVDELTSNYNELAIATKAQVADDFAKQGLELVDLIVGSITLPEEVQKRIDEGAGMRAIGDMRNYMQYQSAQAMRDAASQPGTGAGEGMGLGMGFGMGQMMAQNMQNMQNPYPPQQPYPPQGQYPPPGYPPPPYQQQAPTQPPPLAATVNCPKCQSPNAQGAKFCAECGTSLLPRACSKCNHPLNPGAKFCSECGNPS from the coding sequence ATGGCAATCGAAGTCATTCAATATTTTGATAATAGCGGACAATCTATTATTCACCGTTTCCCAGAACAAGGCGCGACAGATATTAAATGGGGAGCGCAACTAATTGTTCAAGAAAATCAGTCAGCAGTTTTTTTCCGTGATGGAAAAGCTTTAGATATTTTTGGCCCAGGTAGACATACCTTAACCACCAATAATTTACCTATACTTACTAGATTTTTAAGCATTCCTTTTGGTGGTACATCTCCTTTTCAATGCTCTGTTTTATATGTTAGCCGTCAAGTTTTTCAAAATCTAAAATGGGGTACTAAAATGCCTATTTTAGTTAAAGATCCTGAGCTTGGACGAGTTCAACTTAGAGCTTTTGGTAAATTTTCAATGAAGGTTGCCGATCCTCAACTTTTTGTAGGTACTGTTGTAGGGACTCGTGGTTGGGTGACAACTGTACAAGTAGAAGACTTCTTAAGAGACTTAATTGTTCAAAGATTAACGGATTTACTTGGAGAAAATTTCCGTTCTGTTGATGAGCTAACTTCTAACTATAATGAGCTTGCAATTGCTACTAAAGCTCAAGTAGCAGATGATTTTGCTAAACAAGGTTTAGAGCTAGTTGATCTAATAGTTGGCTCAATTACACTTCCAGAAGAAGTTCAAAAGCGAATTGATGAAGGTGCAGGGATGCGGGCTATAGGTGATATGCGTAATTATATGCAATATCAATCTGCACAAGCGATGCGTGATGCTGCTAGTCAACCAGGAACAGGCGCAGGTGAAGGTATGGGGCTTGGTATGGGATTTGGTATGGGGCAAATGATGGCACAAAATATGCAGAATATGCAAAACCCTTATCCACCTCAACAACCTTATCCACCACAAGGGCAATATCCTCCTCCAGGCTATCCACCACCACCTTATCAGCAACAAGCCCCAACACAGCCACCCCCTTTAGCAGCAACCGTGAATTGTCCAAAATGTCAGTCACCTAATGCACAAGGAGCAAAATTCTGTGCTGAGTGTGGAACATCTTTACTACCAAGAGCTTGTTCAAAATGTAATCATCCGCTAAACCCTGGAGCAAAATTTTGTTCTGAATGTGGTAATCCATCATAA
- a CDS encoding aldehyde dehydrogenase family protein produces MSATAISKTIETNEPKPQTERRYIENTCPMTGEVIGKIPICTETEVFEAVAKARRAQAAWGALSVAERIPYLLKVRDIFVDRRDEILDTIRKDTGKTRADALLADVFTVIDGTTYFCKQAQKMLAPRANPLHLFKNKRSYFVYEPLGVVGVITPWNFPTAFLSDVVLALLAGNTVLLKPSEVTPLIGEMTGKIFADAGISDSVFQVLQGDGLTGAALVRSDVDKIVFTGSVRTGRAIYKELAQKDKFTPVALELGGKDPFIILEDADLERAADATVWGGLVNSGQMCASVERVYVMEPIVEKFTEMVVERVKKLRQGPQDGPDVEIGAIIFPRQMDVIDDHIKDAVAKGAKLLVGGERNQDLAPGYYYRPTVLTNVDHSMKVMTEETFGPVIPIMKVKSEAEAIKLANDSVYGLTAGVWSQDVSRAERVAKQVEAGTVAINDCGANAFGFCEAPWFGVKESGFGAVHSKEGVRNFSKIKHIVADRGWMRKEMYWFPNSAKTYQMLSAMVDVLFGKGSNRLKALFGKK; encoded by the coding sequence ATGTCTGCTACAGCTATATCTAAAACAATAGAAACAAACGAGCCAAAACCACAAACAGAGAGACGTTATATTGAAAATACTTGTCCAATGACTGGAGAAGTTATTGGTAAAATTCCTATTTGTACAGAAACAGAGGTATTTGAGGCTGTTGCTAAGGCTCGACGCGCCCAAGCTGCTTGGGGTGCATTATCTGTAGCAGAGCGAATCCCCTACTTACTTAAAGTTAGAGATATTTTTGTAGACCGCCGAGATGAAATTTTAGACACTATTCGTAAAGACACTGGTAAAACACGTGCAGATGCCTTACTAGCAGATGTTTTTACTGTAATTGATGGCACCACTTATTTTTGTAAACAAGCACAAAAAATGCTAGCTCCTCGTGCTAATCCACTACATTTATTTAAGAATAAAAGAAGCTATTTTGTTTATGAGCCATTAGGCGTTGTTGGTGTAATTACTCCATGGAACTTTCCTACAGCATTTTTAAGTGATGTGGTTTTAGCCTTACTAGCAGGAAATACTGTATTACTTAAACCTTCTGAAGTAACTCCATTAATTGGAGAAATGACCGGAAAAATTTTTGCTGATGCTGGAATATCAGACAGTGTTTTTCAAGTTTTACAAGGTGATGGTTTAACAGGTGCGGCTTTAGTCCGCTCAGATGTAGATAAAATAGTCTTTACAGGCTCGGTTAGAACCGGACGAGCTATTTATAAAGAATTAGCCCAAAAAGATAAATTTACCCCTGTAGCTTTAGAGCTAGGCGGTAAAGATCCTTTTATCATACTAGAAGATGCTGATTTAGAACGTGCAGCAGATGCTACTGTGTGGGGCGGACTCGTAAATTCTGGTCAAATGTGCGCTAGTGTAGAGCGCGTTTATGTGATGGAACCTATTGTAGAGAAATTTACTGAAATGGTAGTTGAACGAGTTAAAAAACTCCGCCAAGGCCCCCAAGATGGCCCAGATGTTGAAATTGGTGCAATCATCTTTCCTCGTCAAATGGATGTAATTGATGATCATATTAAAGATGCTGTAGCAAAAGGGGCTAAGTTATTAGTAGGTGGTGAACGTAATCAAGACTTAGCACCAGGTTATTATTACCGCCCTACAGTTTTAACAAATGTTGATCACTCAATGAAGGTTATGACTGAAGAAACCTTTGGCCCAGTTATTCCAATTATGAAAGTAAAAAGCGAAGCTGAAGCCATCAAGCTAGCAAATGATAGCGTTTATGGTCTAACTGCTGGTGTTTGGTCACAAGATGTAAGCCGCGCTGAACGTGTTGCTAAACAAGTTGAAGCTGGAACAGTTGCAATTAATGATTGTGGCGCAAATGCTTTTGGTTTTTGTGAAGCTCCTTGGTTTGGTGTAAAAGAATCTGGCTTTGGTGCTGTACATTCTAAAGAAGGTGTACGTAATTTTAGTAAAATTAAACATATTGTTGCTGATCGCGGCTGGATGCGGAAGGAAATGTACTGGTTTCCTAATAGTGCTAAAACTTACCAAATGTTATCAGCAATGGTAGATGTCCTTTTTGGTAAAGGCTCAAATCGTTTGAAAGCATTGTTTGGTAAAAAATAA
- a CDS encoding tetratricopeptide repeat protein: MVSAVAKAKSQKDLPSLLNESLKLLQAGNLNLALNLALEAFAFAEKDTQEKVEELLAEIYFRLAVASATDFSLRITHLKEAISLSPTQTRLHFFLAVTLCQIGNFAEAVLEFDKVATKEPNYSNLQYLHTLAKLVCNQKVDFSNLTSEEASTLKIVENIISDKTNNILIDIQPTKHEFWQALAQMQQDMMASPVLALQKSLDKGGNKKSVIGILEYYKGVAAMRQGEKGAAQSAWQKAKSFGFAQNHLSTNLDYLLTEQIVDAAKEEKWQQEILAIGNLPRKLKTLDIVKELTAFAEYYIGHSAASEGNWKRAAEAWRRSNEQDKSCRLSQNLALAEEAIENWENAAEAWREMLKRRSRKETSDNYLNDSQVAAIWKRAAECYEKEEDTEEALTCLKNALKYAENDIDLRLEIVETLMANDQEKAAQNELNRILAIDPKNVTALESLAGLLTVSEKTDEAIEIWRKVLALDPDNKIARESLSSIYVEKSEEITDKKKRFSFLEKALKDLPNDVGLLLKLAITADTLKKGNPLGLLKQAYQSAGKDFKMVSLVLDESLIKDTNEFVEEIMLVITQQANLPAEFWIVQAKMVVLCELNVSWTRKFFDQAIDQAEKNKKESKAKVLLNIFLTLHSREFQDVKEEVIEKIEEGYIDRIKKECPQSGVLEFIEAHRVFHNRKDIKSAKTLIKEARRKAQLANEKEVVEETHEFENFISRPKRRGLFDMDDIPLSVIRIMEKYPNGPPKDPRKLSAQDREDIEKLMEFFQENF, from the coding sequence ATGGTTAGTGCCGTTGCTAAAGCAAAATCACAAAAAGATCTTCCTAGTTTGTTAAATGAATCACTAAAACTACTTCAAGCAGGAAACCTTAATTTAGCGTTAAACTTAGCTCTAGAAGCTTTTGCATTTGCAGAAAAAGATACTCAAGAGAAAGTAGAAGAACTATTAGCAGAAATTTATTTTCGTCTAGCTGTTGCTAGTGCTACAGACTTTAGCTTACGAATAACACACTTAAAAGAAGCTATTTCACTTAGTCCCACCCAAACAAGACTGCACTTTTTTCTAGCTGTTACTTTATGTCAAATAGGAAATTTTGCTGAAGCAGTTTTAGAGTTTGATAAAGTGGCTACAAAAGAGCCTAACTACTCAAATTTACAATACTTACACACTTTAGCTAAATTAGTATGTAATCAAAAAGTAGATTTTAGCAACCTGACATCAGAAGAAGCTAGCACACTAAAAATAGTGGAAAATATTATTTCTGATAAAACTAATAATATTTTGATTGATATTCAACCGACAAAACATGAATTTTGGCAAGCACTAGCGCAAATGCAGCAAGATATGATGGCATCACCTGTTTTAGCTTTACAAAAAAGCCTTGATAAAGGCGGTAATAAAAAAAGTGTTATAGGTATTTTAGAATACTACAAAGGTGTTGCTGCTATGCGTCAAGGTGAAAAAGGCGCGGCACAATCAGCTTGGCAAAAAGCAAAGAGTTTTGGATTTGCTCAAAATCACTTAAGTACTAACCTGGATTATTTGTTAACTGAACAAATAGTTGATGCTGCGAAAGAGGAAAAATGGCAACAAGAAATACTTGCTATTGGAAATTTACCAAGAAAGTTAAAGACTTTAGACATAGTTAAAGAACTAACAGCATTTGCAGAATATTACATTGGACATAGTGCCGCAAGCGAAGGTAATTGGAAGCGGGCGGCTGAAGCCTGGCGACGTTCTAACGAACAAGATAAAAGTTGTCGTTTATCACAAAATTTAGCTTTGGCTGAGGAAGCTATAGAAAATTGGGAAAATGCTGCCGAAGCTTGGAGAGAAATGCTTAAACGACGCTCCAGAAAAGAGACTAGTGATAATTACTTGAATGATAGCCAAGTAGCAGCTATTTGGAAACGTGCGGCAGAATGTTATGAAAAGGAAGAAGATACAGAAGAAGCTCTTACTTGCTTAAAAAATGCACTTAAATATGCTGAAAATGACATAGATCTACGCTTAGAAATAGTAGAGACTTTAATGGCAAATGATCAAGAAAAGGCTGCACAAAATGAACTTAACCGTATTTTGGCAATTGACCCCAAAAATGTTACTGCTTTAGAGAGTCTAGCAGGTCTTTTAACTGTTTCTGAAAAAACAGATGAGGCTATAGAAATCTGGAGAAAAGTTCTTGCTCTAGATCCTGATAACAAAATTGCTAGGGAATCTTTATCTTCAATTTATGTTGAGAAGTCAGAAGAGATTACAGATAAGAAAAAGAGATTTAGTTTTCTTGAAAAAGCCTTAAAAGATCTTCCAAATGATGTTGGATTGCTCTTAAAACTAGCTATAACTGCTGATACATTAAAAAAAGGTAATCCACTTGGGTTACTAAAACAAGCCTATCAGTCTGCTGGCAAAGATTTTAAGATGGTAAGCTTAGTTTTAGATGAATCTTTGATAAAAGATACAAATGAATTTGTAGAAGAAATAATGTTAGTAATAACCCAACAAGCCAATTTACCAGCAGAGTTTTGGATTGTTCAAGCTAAAATGGTTGTATTGTGTGAGTTAAATGTTTCTTGGACAAGAAAATTTTTTGATCAGGCTATTGATCAAGCAGAAAAAAACAAAAAAGAATCTAAAGCAAAAGTATTACTGAATATATTTTTAACTCTACATTCTAGAGAATTTCAGGATGTTAAAGAAGAAGTAATAGAAAAGATAGAGGAAGGATATATAGATCGTATAAAGAAAGAATGTCCTCAGAGTGGAGTTTTAGAGTTTATAGAAGCTCATAGAGTTTTTCATAATAGAAAAGATATTAAATCAGCAAAAACTTTAATAAAAGAAGCTCGGCGTAAGGCTCAACTTGCTAATGAAAAAGAGGTTGTAGAAGAAACTCATGAGTTTGAAAATTTTATTTCTCGTCCTAAACGTCGGGGACTGTTTGATATGGATGATATACCACTTTCAGTAATAAGGATAATGGAAAAATACCCTAATGGCCCGCCAAAAGATCCTAGAAAATTATCTGCGCAAGATAGAGAAGATATAGAAAAATTAATGGAATTTTTCCAGGAGAATTTTTAA
- a CDS encoding DnaJ domain-containing protein: protein MKKGSKNKPIVNKPKDPYKTLELDRKASQEQIKRAYFQLVRQYPPETEAEKFQEIRAAYEQLRTPEKRA, encoded by the coding sequence ATGAAAAAAGGTTCTAAAAATAAACCTATAGTTAACAAACCAAAAGATCCATATAAAACTTTAGAGTTAGATAGAAAAGCTTCTCAGGAACAAATAAAACGTGCTTATTTTCAGCTAGTAAGGCAATATCCACCAGAAACAGAGGCTGAAAAATTCCAAGAAATACGTGCTGCTTATGAACAACTTCGCACACCTGAAAAACGGGCCTAG